From a region of the Constantimarinum furrinae genome:
- a CDS encoding efflux RND transporter periplasmic adaptor subunit, with protein MKNIFILLIASLTLISCGETDPRSVDAVIESGDLEAIKAKKQTVMASYDSISKVIAQLDAAIAEKDTLKKYPLVTTFTVNDTLFSHFIDIQGNVETNQNILIYPEYQGLLTKVYVKEGDRVSKGQVLARIDDGGLSNQLAQLETQYQLAKTTYERQQRLWDQKIGSEIQYLQAKSNMEASQSAVNQMRAQLGRTTVRAPFSGEIDEVITEQGQVVAPGSQALMRIVNLSDMYVKASIPENYLGSITQGTKVKVSFPALNTSIDGKVKSVGNYINPNNRTFDIEIDIPNKDKMIKPNLVAKLEINDYSEDDAKLIPANVIQENSKGEKFVFLISEVENDEAMVTKRQVETGKKYEGQIEVLSGLEDGETIVKEGALTLKDGSKVKIKTTN; from the coding sequence ATGAAAAATATATTCATCCTTCTAATTGCTTCCCTTACACTTATCTCGTGTGGAGAAACAGATCCCCGATCGGTTGATGCTGTTATTGAAAGCGGAGATCTTGAAGCTATCAAGGCCAAAAAACAAACGGTTATGGCGTCCTATGACAGTATTTCTAAGGTCATAGCTCAACTCGATGCAGCAATCGCAGAAAAGGACACCTTAAAGAAGTATCCTTTGGTTACAACCTTTACGGTTAATGATACCTTATTCTCACATTTTATTGACATACAGGGAAATGTTGAGACCAATCAGAATATTCTCATCTATCCCGAATATCAGGGATTGTTAACGAAGGTATATGTTAAAGAAGGGGATCGGGTAAGTAAAGGACAGGTTCTGGCGAGAATAGATGACGGCGGACTTTCAAATCAGTTGGCACAACTGGAAACCCAATATCAATTAGCAAAGACCACTTATGAGCGTCAGCAACGTCTTTGGGATCAAAAAATTGGAAGTGAGATACAATATTTACAAGCCAAATCGAATATGGAAGCTTCGCAGAGCGCTGTGAATCAGATGAGAGCTCAATTGGGCAGAACAACGGTTCGGGCTCCTTTTAGCGGGGAGATAGACGAAGTGATCACCGAGCAGGGTCAGGTAGTAGCGCCCGGGTCTCAGGCTCTAATGCGCATAGTAAACCTTAGCGACATGTATGTGAAGGCGTCAATTCCTGAAAATTATTTAGGAAGTATTACTCAGGGAACCAAGGTTAAGGTATCCTTTCCGGCACTCAATACCAGTATCGATGGTAAAGTTAAAAGTGTAGGTAATTATATTAATCCGAATAACAGGACATTCGATATTGAGATCGATATTCCGAACAAGGATAAAATGATAAAGCCGAATCTAGTTGCCAAGCTCGAAATAAATGATTACAGCGAGGATGACGCTAAATTAATTCCGGCCAATGTAATACAGGAGAACAGTAAGGGTGAAAAGTTTGTGTTTTTAATTTCTGAAGTGGAGAATGACGAAGCTATGGTGACAAAACGACAAGTTGAAACCGGAAAAAAATACGAAGGACAGATTGAAGTATTAAGCGGTCTTGAGGATGGAGAAACCATTGTGAAAGAAGGCGCCTTAACACTTAAAGACGGTTCGAAAGTAAAAATTAAAACCACCAACTAA
- a CDS encoding TolC family protein, with protein MTRIFILIFAVCTSILSFSQEKSSYSFTLEEAVSFALDSNYTAINARRDIAKAIKQKWETTATGLPQISGNINYQNNLKQPVTFIPGEFTGGAPGTFVPVTFGTKQNASATATLDQLIFDGSYLVGLQAAKAFLDFSENAAEKTNLEVRKGVINAYGSVLLSEELIAIFEKNKENLEKNLFETRKIYENGLTEEESVEQLEITLLDIETNLNNAYRSASIARQMFNVALGIDVESNVLFEDSLDDLAENNISLRFLEAEVNIEENVDYKIAYNLTEQRNLELKLEKSRALPTISAFVNYGTAANSDEFSFFDGDQRWFQSSILGVNMNIPIFSSGLRSAKTQRAKIALEQAETQLEETIQNVQLEVNSAKSNYQFSIENYENAKKNLALAQRIENKNNIKFVEGLSTSFDLRQAQTQLYTAQQQYFQAMLELINNKANLETVLNTPQLRTNN; from the coding sequence ATGACCAGAATATTCATTTTAATATTTGCGGTATGTACCTCAATTCTGTCATTTTCACAGGAAAAATCTTCCTATAGTTTTACATTGGAAGAAGCTGTATCCTTTGCTCTGGACAGTAATTACACCGCCATCAATGCCCGCAGGGACATTGCAAAAGCTATAAAGCAAAAGTGGGAAACCACGGCAACGGGACTGCCTCAAATAAGTGGAAATATAAATTACCAAAACAATCTTAAGCAGCCTGTTACCTTCATTCCGGGTGAATTTACAGGTGGAGCACCCGGTACTTTTGTTCCCGTTACCTTTGGCACCAAACAAAATGCTTCGGCTACTGCCACCCTGGATCAGCTCATTTTTGACGGAAGCTATTTAGTAGGGCTGCAGGCCGCCAAGGCTTTTCTGGATTTTTCGGAAAATGCCGCCGAGAAAACAAATCTTGAAGTTCGCAAAGGCGTCATCAATGCCTACGGCAGTGTATTGCTATCCGAAGAACTTATTGCAATTTTTGAAAAGAATAAAGAAAATCTTGAAAAGAACCTTTTCGAAACCCGTAAGATCTATGAAAATGGTTTAACGGAAGAAGAAAGTGTGGAACAATTGGAAATTACGCTTTTGGATATAGAAACCAACTTGAACAATGCGTATCGCTCTGCTTCTATCGCAAGACAAATGTTTAATGTCGCTTTGGGCATAGATGTGGAGTCGAATGTTTTATTTGAAGATAGTCTCGACGATCTGGCCGAGAACAATATATCGCTTCGTTTTCTCGAAGCCGAAGTGAATATTGAGGAAAATGTGGACTACAAAATAGCGTACAATCTTACCGAGCAACGAAATCTTGAGCTTAAACTGGAAAAGAGCAGAGCCCTTCCAACCATCTCGGCCTTTGTAAATTACGGTACCGCTGCCAATAGTGATGAGTTTTCCTTCTTTGATGGTGACCAGCGTTGGTTTCAATCCTCCATATTAGGCGTGAATATGAATATCCCCATTTTTAGCAGCGGATTGAGGAGTGCAAAAACGCAACGGGCTAAAATTGCGTTAGAGCAGGCCGAAACTCAATTGGAAGAGACTATTCAGAACGTTCAACTTGAAGTGAACAGTGCTAAGAGTAATTATCAATTTTCGATAGAGAATTACGAGAACGCCAAGAAAAATCTGGCACTGGCTCAACGAATTGAGAACAAGAACAATATAAAGTTTGTTGAAGGCCTTTCAACCAGTTTCGATCTGCGTCAGGCACAAACTCAATTGTACACGGCTCAGCAACAATATTTTCAGGCTATGTTAGAGCTAATAAACAATAAAGCGAATCTGGAGACTGTATTAAATACTCCGCAATTAAGAACCAACAACTAA
- a CDS encoding TetR/AcrR family transcriptional regulator, whose product MKETIIQKAADMFITFGFKSVTMDDIANEMGISKKTIYTHFKNKTELVSEVTQLLFNKISCGIDHIRESDKNPIEELYEIKKFMMLQLKDEKSSPQYQLQKYYPQIAESVKEQQHEVMKDCTVENLKRGKEMGLYRENIDIGFVSRIYYVGVMGIKDDSLFPVENFPKAFLLSEYLEYHLRGIVTKEGLKTLNKIINQQST is encoded by the coding sequence ATGAAAGAAACGATTATACAAAAAGCGGCAGATATGTTCATCACTTTTGGTTTTAAAAGTGTGACTATGGACGACATCGCCAATGAAATGGGTATCTCCAAAAAAACGATATACACTCATTTTAAAAACAAAACGGAGCTTGTGAGTGAAGTAACTCAGTTACTTTTCAACAAGATTTCTTGTGGTATCGACCATATTAGAGAATCTGATAAAAACCCAATTGAAGAATTATACGAGATCAAGAAATTTATGATGCTGCAATTAAAGGACGAAAAATCCTCTCCTCAATATCAACTGCAGAAATATTACCCACAGATCGCCGAAAGTGTAAAAGAACAACAGCACGAGGTTATGAAAGATTGTACAGTTGAAAATCTTAAACGAGGAAAGGAAATGGGGCTTTACAGAGAGAATATTGACATCGGTTTTGTTTCCCGAATCTATTATGTTGGTGTTATGGGAATTAAAGACGATTCGCTTTTCCCGGTTGAAAATTTCCCTAAGGCATTTCTGCTTTCAGAATATCTTGAATACCATCTAAGAGGGATCGTTACCAAAGAAGGGCTTAAAACTTTAAATAAAATTATCAATCAACAATCAACATAA
- a CDS encoding polyprenyl synthetase family protein: MKDLSVYREAIESHLSNILKVKEPVQLYEPISYIMYLGGKRLRPVLTLMTCDYFDTPIEKAMNAALAIELFHNFSLIHDDIMDHAPLRRGEETVHEKWDVNTGILSGDAMLILAYRLFEDYDPELFRDLAKLFSKTAIEVCEGQQYDVAFETRDDVSIDEYVKMIAYKTAVLLGAALKMGAMVANASEGSQKSLYDFGCNLGIAFQLQDDYLDAFGNAETFGKQVGGDIIANKKTFLYLKAMEQSAESDRETLQHLFGISPKDPSQKIETVKQIFQETGAAEATQLEIKKYTQMANKDLESLELSEEKKQAFRDFATTLMNRTV, encoded by the coding sequence ATGAAGGATTTATCTGTATACCGCGAGGCCATTGAGTCACATCTATCCAATATTCTGAAGGTAAAGGAACCCGTTCAATTGTATGAACCTATTTCGTATATCATGTATCTTGGAGGGAAAAGATTGCGACCGGTATTAACCTTAATGACTTGCGATTATTTCGATACTCCTATTGAAAAGGCTATGAACGCTGCTCTGGCCATAGAGCTTTTCCATAATTTTTCATTAATTCATGATGATATAATGGACCATGCGCCTTTACGGAGGGGAGAAGAAACCGTACATGAAAAATGGGATGTCAATACAGGAATCCTGTCCGGCGACGCTATGCTTATATTAGCATATCGGTTATTTGAAGATTATGATCCGGAGTTGTTTAGAGATCTTGCCAAACTTTTCAGTAAGACTGCGATTGAGGTCTGTGAAGGTCAACAATACGATGTGGCATTCGAAACCCGGGATGATGTTTCCATAGATGAATATGTAAAAATGATCGCCTATAAAACAGCGGTTTTATTGGGAGCGGCATTAAAAATGGGGGCCATGGTAGCGAATGCTTCGGAAGGGTCTCAAAAGAGCTTATATGATTTCGGATGTAATCTTGGGATCGCGTTTCAGCTTCAGGATGATTATCTGGACGCTTTCGGCAATGCTGAAACTTTCGGTAAGCAGGTAGGTGGTGATATCATTGCCAACAAAAAGACCTTTCTGTATTTAAAAGCGATGGAGCAGAGTGCTGAATCAGATCGGGAAACCCTTCAGCACTTATTCGGAATTTCTCCCAAAGATCCTTCTCAAAAAATCGAAACGGTAAAGCAGATCTTTCAGGAAACCGGTGCGGCTGAAGCTACTCAGCTTGAAATAAAAAAATACACGCAAATGGCTAATAAGGACCTTGAAAGTCTGGAACTTTCCGAAGAGAAAAAGCAAGCCTTCAGAGATTTTGCGACTACCTTAATGAATCGTACCGTTTAA
- a CDS encoding alpha-ketoglutarate decarboxylase produces MNLAQRRCSVKLIFSLCLLLISLNTFAQEKRSPFWSQVRFGGGIGLSFGDGFFSGTLAPSAIYEFNSQFALGVGLNGTYSSLKDRYNATILGGSVLGLYNVIPEIQLSAEFEELHVSRNFEESLGIEDDTYWYPALFLGVGYRTQHVTIGIRYDVLYEEEDSIYANAWMPFVRVYF; encoded by the coding sequence ATGAATTTAGCCCAAAGACGGTGTTCTGTAAAACTCATTTTCTCACTTTGTCTGCTTCTAATTTCTTTGAATACATTCGCTCAGGAAAAGCGATCGCCTTTCTGGTCACAGGTTCGATTTGGAGGTGGAATCGGACTTAGTTTTGGGGATGGTTTTTTTAGCGGAACCCTGGCACCAAGTGCCATTTACGAGTTCAATTCTCAATTTGCATTGGGGGTAGGGCTTAATGGAACTTATAGTAGTTTAAAGGATCGTTACAATGCTACCATTTTAGGAGGTAGTGTGCTGGGCTTATACAATGTGATTCCAGAAATTCAGCTTTCTGCCGAGTTTGAGGAACTCCATGTCTCTCGAAATTTCGAAGAATCCCTTGGAATAGAAGATGATACTTATTGGTATCCCGCTTTGTTTTTGGGTGTCGGTTATCGAACCCAACATGTAACGATTGGCATTAGATATGATGTGTTGTACGAGGAGGAGGATAGTATTTATGCAAATGCTTGGATGCCTTTTGTGCGGGTTTATTTTTAA
- a CDS encoding 2-oxoglutarate dehydrogenase E1 component — translation MDKFSFLNAVHPSFIADLYDKYLQFPDSIEPSWRAFFQGFDFGIENGSLEALGIEQNGVEIPGDVLKEFQVIKLIDGYRNRGHLFTKTNPVRERRKYIPTLDIENFGLSNDDLQTTFKAGEVLGIGEATLEQIIKHLNSIYCDSIGIEYMYIRKPEEIQWIQDKLNINDNQPKFSEAQKKHILKKLNEAVAFENFLHTKYVGQKRFSLEGGESLIPALDTLIENAAEKGVEEFVMGMAHRGRLSTLLNIFGKSAKDIFSEFDGKDYEQDIFDGDVKYHLGWTSKRTSDSGKEINLNIAPNPSHLETVGAVVQGIARAKQDRKYKNSIEKVLPIVVHGDAAIAGQGIVYEVVQMAQLDGYKTGGTIHIVVNNQVGFTTNYLDGRSSTYCTDVGKVTLSPVMHVNADDAEAVVHAMLFALDFRMTFKRDVFIDLLGYRKYGHNEGDEPRFTQPQLYKAIAKHRNPRDIYAEKLFKQGIIDEGYTQKLEEEYKNKLEEKLEDSRKVDKTEITAIMKDAWEGFHYAQEEKMMEAVDTTVDIKDLTEIAEVITQLPKDKKFLRKISKLIDARHTMYFKDNKLDWAMGELLAYGTLLKEGYDVRMSGQDVERGTFSHRHAVVKVEESEEEIVLLNNLNGKQGDFYIYNSLLSEYGVVGFDYGYAMASPNTLTIWEAQFGDFSNGAQIMIDQYISAAEDKWKTQNGLVMLLPHGYEGQGAEHSSARMERYLQMCATDNMFVADCTTPANMFHLLRRQMKVDYRKPLIIFTPKSLLRHPKVVSTKEDFAEGSFQMLIDDTEALKRKDKIKTLVFVSGKFYYDLLEKQEELGRKDMAIVRIEQLFPLPIEQMKAVMKQYKNAKDVVWAQEEPRNMGAYSHLLLHFDEAKNFRVCSRKMYAAPASGSSVRSKLRHEKVIESVFSTD, via the coding sequence ATGGATAAATTTTCATTTCTCAATGCGGTTCACCCTTCGTTTATCGCAGATCTTTACGACAAATATTTACAATTTCCGGATAGTATAGAGCCCAGTTGGCGCGCATTTTTTCAGGGGTTCGATTTTGGTATCGAGAACGGATCTTTGGAAGCTTTGGGAATTGAACAAAACGGAGTTGAAATCCCGGGTGATGTACTCAAGGAGTTTCAGGTAATCAAACTCATTGACGGTTACCGAAACCGCGGACATCTTTTTACAAAGACCAATCCCGTTAGAGAGCGAAGAAAATATATTCCAACGCTGGATATCGAGAATTTCGGCCTCAGCAATGACGATCTTCAAACCACATTTAAAGCCGGAGAGGTACTCGGAATTGGAGAAGCGACTCTGGAACAAATTATTAAACACCTCAACAGTATTTATTGCGATTCTATTGGGATCGAATATATGTATATTAGAAAACCTGAAGAGATACAATGGATTCAGGATAAGCTGAACATCAATGATAATCAGCCAAAATTTTCCGAAGCACAAAAAAAACACATCTTAAAAAAATTAAATGAGGCGGTCGCCTTCGAAAATTTCCTGCACACCAAATATGTTGGCCAAAAGCGTTTCTCGCTTGAAGGTGGAGAAAGCCTAATTCCTGCCCTCGACACCTTAATCGAGAATGCAGCCGAAAAGGGAGTGGAAGAGTTTGTAATGGGAATGGCTCACCGAGGTCGTTTAAGTACCTTGCTCAATATCTTCGGAAAAAGCGCAAAGGATATATTTAGTGAGTTCGACGGTAAGGACTACGAACAGGATATTTTTGACGGTGATGTTAAGTACCATCTCGGATGGACTTCAAAACGAACTTCAGACAGTGGAAAGGAGATTAACCTCAATATTGCGCCTAATCCATCACACTTGGAAACAGTTGGCGCAGTAGTTCAAGGAATTGCCAGAGCGAAACAGGACCGAAAATACAAGAATTCGATCGAAAAAGTCTTGCCTATAGTCGTCCACGGTGATGCTGCCATTGCCGGACAGGGAATAGTTTACGAAGTTGTACAAATGGCCCAGCTTGATGGATATAAAACAGGGGGGACCATTCATATAGTGGTTAACAATCAAGTTGGATTTACCACTAATTATCTCGACGGACGATCCTCTACTTACTGCACCGATGTAGGTAAAGTAACTTTGTCCCCTGTCATGCACGTGAATGCCGATGATGCGGAGGCTGTGGTGCATGCCATGCTTTTTGCACTGGATTTCCGTATGACTTTTAAAAGGGACGTATTTATAGATCTGCTAGGGTATAGAAAGTATGGGCATAACGAAGGTGACGAACCCCGCTTTACACAACCTCAGCTATATAAAGCGATCGCGAAACATCGCAACCCGCGTGATATTTATGCCGAGAAGCTATTCAAACAAGGAATTATAGATGAAGGGTATACACAAAAATTAGAAGAGGAATACAAAAATAAATTAGAGGAAAAACTGGAAGATTCACGTAAAGTGGATAAAACCGAGATCACGGCTATCATGAAAGATGCCTGGGAAGGTTTCCATTATGCTCAGGAAGAAAAAATGATGGAAGCCGTCGATACTACGGTCGATATTAAAGATCTAACCGAGATCGCCGAGGTGATCACTCAGCTTCCAAAGGATAAAAAGTTCCTGAGAAAGATCAGTAAACTAATTGACGCCCGCCACACCATGTATTTTAAAGACAATAAGTTGGATTGGGCTATGGGGGAGTTATTGGCCTATGGCACTTTGCTGAAAGAAGGGTACGATGTGCGCATGTCCGGACAGGATGTGGAACGTGGTACCTTCTCTCATCGTCATGCTGTAGTAAAGGTTGAAGAGAGTGAAGAAGAGATCGTGCTTCTTAATAATTTAAATGGGAAACAAGGCGATTTTTATATTTACAATTCATTGCTTTCAGAATATGGCGTCGTAGGATTCGATTATGGATATGCCATGGCGAGTCCTAATACACTTACCATCTGGGAAGCACAATTTGGCGACTTCAGCAATGGCGCCCAGATCATGATCGATCAATATATTTCGGCAGCCGAAGATAAGTGGAAGACTCAAAACGGTTTGGTCATGCTTTTACCACACGGTTACGAAGGTCAGGGTGCAGAACATTCTTCTGCTCGAATGGAGCGTTATCTTCAAATGTGTGCGACAGACAATATGTTTGTGGCAGATTGTACCACACCGGCTAATATGTTTCATTTGCTGAGAAGACAAATGAAGGTGGATTATCGCAAACCACTTATTATATTTACACCGAAGAGTTTGTTGAGACATCCTAAAGTGGTATCCACTAAGGAAGATTTTGCTGAAGGTAGTTTCCAAATGTTGATCGATGACACCGAAGCCTTAAAGCGAAAAGACAAGATAAAAACACTGGTGTTTGTTTCGGGAAAATTCTATTACGATCTGCTTGAGAAACAGGAAGAACTAGGAAGAAAAGATATGGCCATTGTTAGAATAGAGCAACTGTTCCCATTGCCCATTGAGCAAATGAAAGCTGTAATGAAGCAATATAAAAATGCGAAGGATGTTGTTTGGGCCCAGGAAGAACCAAGAAATATGGGAGCCTATTCTCACCTGCTGTTGCATTTTGATGAAGCCAAGAATTTTAGAGTGTGCAGCCGAAAGATGTATGCTGCGCCGGCATCAGGAAGTTCGGTGCGCTCAAAGTTACGTCATGAAAAAGTGATTGAAAGTGTTTTTAGTACAGATTAG
- the odhB gene encoding 2-oxoglutarate dehydrogenase complex dihydrolipoyllysine-residue succinyltransferase, with product MALEMKVPSPGESITEVEIAQWLVEDGDYVEKDQAIAEVDSDKATLELPAEASGIITLKAEEGDAVAVGDVVCLIDTDAPRPDGKEEVETYKNPGDEKGEGNAGPDLDKADAENKDTGEKAKALVQTPSKSSTPSQKQDQKTYASGTPSPAAKKILSEKDIDPSTVKGSGRDGRITKSDAENAKPSMGSPGTGGRGSERKKLSMLRRKVAERLVSAKNETAMLTTFNEVNMSAIFDLRKEYKESFKEKHGVSLGFMSFFTLAVVRALDLYPDVNSMIDGDYKITYDYKDISIAVSGPKGLMVPVIRNAENLTFRGVESEVKRLAIRARDGQITVDEMTGGTFTISNGGVFGSMLSTPIINPPQSGILGMHNIVERPIAVDGKVGIAPIMYVALSYDHRIIDGKESVGFLVAVKEALENPEELLMDNDIKKALEL from the coding sequence ATGGCATTAGAAATGAAAGTTCCCTCACCTGGGGAGTCCATAACTGAAGTTGAAATAGCACAATGGTTGGTTGAGGATGGAGATTATGTAGAGAAGGATCAGGCTATCGCCGAAGTGGATAGCGACAAGGCCACCTTAGAATTACCAGCAGAAGCCAGCGGAATTATCACCCTCAAAGCAGAAGAAGGTGATGCTGTCGCGGTTGGAGATGTTGTGTGCCTCATCGATACCGATGCGCCTCGCCCCGATGGAAAGGAGGAGGTTGAAACCTATAAAAATCCGGGAGACGAAAAAGGAGAAGGAAATGCGGGCCCGGATCTCGATAAAGCCGATGCCGAGAACAAGGATACCGGAGAGAAAGCCAAAGCACTGGTTCAAACACCATCGAAATCATCTACGCCATCTCAGAAACAGGATCAAAAAACGTATGCCAGCGGAACCCCGTCTCCAGCGGCCAAAAAGATTCTTTCAGAAAAGGATATCGACCCTTCAACGGTCAAAGGGAGCGGTCGTGATGGCCGAATTACCAAATCGGATGCCGAAAATGCAAAACCCTCCATGGGTTCACCCGGAACCGGTGGCCGAGGGTCTGAACGCAAAAAACTCTCAATGCTGCGCCGTAAGGTAGCCGAACGACTGGTTTCAGCAAAAAATGAAACGGCCATGCTCACGACCTTTAACGAAGTGAACATGTCTGCCATCTTCGATCTTAGAAAAGAATACAAGGAATCGTTTAAAGAGAAACACGGTGTGAGCCTCGGATTTATGTCATTTTTTACTTTGGCCGTGGTGAGAGCTCTGGATCTTTATCCCGATGTCAACTCAATGATAGACGGAGATTATAAGATTACTTACGATTATAAGGATATTTCAATTGCGGTTTCCGGACCAAAAGGGCTAATGGTGCCTGTAATTCGAAATGCTGAAAATCTTACTTTCAGAGGAGTTGAAAGTGAAGTAAAACGCTTGGCCATACGAGCCCGGGACGGGCAGATAACTGTGGATGAAATGACCGGAGGAACCTTTACCATATCTAATGGAGGTGTCTTCGGAAGTATGCTCTCAACACCCATTATCAATCCACCTCAATCGGGTATCTTAGGGATGCACAACATTGTTGAACGCCCCATAGCAGTAGATGGAAAAGTGGGGATTGCACCTATAATGTATGTTGCATTGTCTTATGATCACCGAATCATCGATGGAAAGGAGTCTGTTGGATTTCTGGTTGCTGTAAAAGAAGCGCTTGAAAATCCCGAAGAGCTTTTAATGGATAACGATATAAAGAAAGCCTTAGAACTTTAA
- a CDS encoding response regulator → MNRHSIIIADDHPLLLKGLNDFLLEREYNIVGSGTDGREAYNLITKLNPDIAILDIQMPYLSGLEIAKKCKANGIDTKIVLITLHKERELYEKAQELNIFGYVLKEFALEEIENCITTVSQGDAFFSPKIKELLSTNKEYDDSLSILTPSEKKILKLIANDKTNKEIASLLFISYRTVEKHRSNIITKLNLEPKTNSLLIWAKEHHDRLI, encoded by the coding sequence ATGAATCGTCATTCGATCATCATAGCAGACGACCACCCTCTCTTACTGAAAGGGTTAAACGATTTTTTACTCGAACGGGAATACAACATTGTTGGGAGCGGGACCGATGGCAGAGAGGCATATAATCTTATTACCAAATTAAATCCCGATATAGCGATTTTAGATATTCAGATGCCATACTTGAGTGGTTTGGAGATCGCAAAGAAATGTAAGGCTAATGGTATAGACACTAAAATTGTTCTCATTACCCTGCATAAAGAGCGGGAATTATATGAAAAAGCTCAGGAGCTCAATATTTTTGGATATGTATTGAAAGAATTTGCTCTAGAAGAGATCGAAAACTGTATTACTACTGTATCACAAGGAGACGCCTTTTTTAGCCCAAAGATCAAGGAATTATTAAGTACAAATAAAGAGTACGATGATTCACTTTCGATCCTAACTCCTTCAGAAAAAAAAATTCTGAAGCTCATTGCAAACGATAAAACCAATAAAGAGATCGCTTCTTTATTATTTATCTCTTATAGAACCGTCGAAAAGCATCGCAGTAATATCATTACCAAACTAAATCTGGAACCCAAGACGAACAGTCTACTTATCTGGGCTAAAGAGCATCACGACAGGCTTATATAA